One Ostrea edulis chromosome 6, xbOstEdul1.1, whole genome shotgun sequence genomic window, GcaagtttcaacaatcttggTTGGTGTCAAAGCATTGACACAACCAAGTCTACCATTGACAACTTCCGAACAGGTTACGACTCCAAAGTATTAGCATGGAGAGATAGAGTCTGAAGAAATTGCATCAGGTTAGTTTACAAGTGTTGCACAAATTACTGACATGTCCTTTATACATATGTGTTATGTATGTCATATAAATTAACAGACATATACAGCTCAGAGTGTCTAGTAATTCTTGTGTTGTAATAATTAGACGATGACCCATTTGATGAGAGTGTGCAGAGCTTTACTTTACAAGATCTGGAAGGTTTGTGGGAGAGTGAATCTGATGAAGATGCTCAACAGAAAAGTAGTATTTCCGACATTCAAGATGATGATTTGGATTCTCTCTCATCTGTTGCAGAAATAAGTCCAGAGGAAACACCCTGTAAGTTTATATAAacgttttttttaatttctagaGTAATGGATAAATATTAATTAGCTATATTACAATGAACCATTGATTTCAGGTGGATCTGAATCGGACATGGATGACATTATGTCAGAAAATCCTCCCTATGAAGTAAAGAGGGACTTGATTTACTATGACCTGACATTTGATAATATCAATCAAAAAATTGGAGTAAGACAAAAAGAATCAAGTTTTAAACATGGTGCAAACATACGCAACATTGGAGAGAGTAGGAAGTGAAGGACTATCAAATGAAATGCCATCATCAGATACTATAAAGAACATCCCAGTTGCAGAATTGTTGCCCTCTGAAGATGATGAACAAGTGCTCCACCGGGACCTCACCATCCTAGTGTCAAGGATTCTGACAACATATGTTCCTACATTTTCTGGTCTTAATGTTCAGTGGTCTATTCCTCATCAGTATTCTGCACAATCAGCATTAAAAAGTGAAATTGTAAGATATCTGGAAATTACAGAACAGTAATAATATCAAATATCACATAAAATATCCAGTAGTGTGAATTTTCTTTTGagaaatgaacaaaataaatTACTGGAAGTCATTTGTTAATAATacatatatcattatatcataaAAACAGGTTCCATTAGGCATCCTGAATAAAGATGAGTCCACAACAGCAGGCATGATTGAGATTTTAGAGAATTATATTaagtttttttaatttctagagtaatgaataaatattaagaaatatACCTAGAAAGAGGGATGAAGTGCCTTTTCCTTTAGTCCTTTTTTGTGATGGCCTCAGCTGCGAGAGAGTGGAAGGGGCTCAGAGAGCAAGAATTAATGGTGAAGATAGTTGGGACAGACTGGATATGTTTGAGCCTGCTATCCGGAATGGCATCGCCGTTTAATGTACTTACAGGTAATCtgaagaaaattagatgtgcaTACAAAtgttattaaaaataattcttaTGTACAAGCCAGAATCTgcagaattttgaaatttatgttttaattgatatatatcagtataaaatttttgttattctaaatttgcatttcatttctAGGACACATATGATGAGCTTTTCAGCTTTGAGAGCCACCGTGAGATAGGCACTTTGTACAACCTAAAACAAGTATTCGACCACAAAAATGTCACCAAAAACATGATGGACTAGCTGTTTTGACAAAGCTGAAGAACTATTAGATTTTGCAACCATTGGGTATACAGTTTTGTTATACATGGAATTAACAAACATAGCTGAAACTAATGAGATCCCGAAGGATTTTCCATCATCCATGATCGAGAAAGAGAAATTCAGAGATGACATTAGTCGCAGAATTATTGACAAAATCTTCTGCAGTCCAAATACCAAACAGGTCCTGAATGTGTCTGTTGACCATACAGCTGACAGCAGTCAATACTGTATCTGTAAACTTGATGTTGGTGGTACAATGGTGTACTGTAACAATCGAAATTGTGAAAAGGGTACCTGGTTTCATCTTGAATGTTTAGGAATGGAAGAGGATGATGTTACCGATGATGACTGGTTTTGTTTTGAGGAGTGTCGCCAAAAAAGAGGTCGAGGAAAGAAAACTACAGCCGATAAGTTGAAAGATTTGAAAAAAGAGTATGTGGAGATACTTCTATGGAGGGGATTAAACAATATGGCCAGGCACGATGCAGTCAAAGAGAATGATGGACCTAGAATGATAATACATTGAATTTTATGAGAAGAATCATCCAAAGTACTTTATATTTGGACACAGACTGCTTGCAAATGTGGCTGGCGCAACATCAGAACAAATACAACACCATCTTATATGGGAACGCACAGTAAATGTAACTGGTGGAAAAAGTAAAAACATCCCAAAAGATCTACATTTAGCCTAGTCAAATTAAGCAAATAAATGAGGCAACATTGAAGAAATTGCAACACAAATCAttttaagtaaattttattcttgatcatgtatattttcatgtcTGAAAACCTGAACTACAAAATCTTTGCACAAATCATGATTTTGGGGTAAAAAGTATGATTTCgtttaaaaaatcacaaaaaatcgGAAAATGATCATCATTGAGTCATGATGAGCGAAATAATATTTCTGAACGCTATTATTCATCaatgataatgtgaatattaatGTCTAAAGAGATGAAAATAGTATTCAATGTCCAAAGCATCATTTTTGGGCcaaaattgaagttttgtatgCACAAAAAATCACCAAAAACTGGAAACTCTCAATCATTTACTTAAAGAGAGTCAACTATATTTCTGAACAAAATGGTTTATCATtctgaaatgtaaattttgatattacagATCATAAAAAGTTAAATCTTagcacaaaatatcatttgggaCAATTAAATATGATTTTGTTGAAATGTCACAGAAAATCGTGTGATCGTATGCGGCGTTGATTTTTATTAGATGAAATCGTCTTTCTCAACGATACTACTTTCAATGTGCATCACAACAATTCATTTTGCATACATAGACGAGAGAAATTGTAGCTTTTATTGTCGATTTAccatttacatgtgttttaaatgaaataagcaAATATATTTGGTATCAAATTCTGAACTAGGAATCTACGTTAGCAGTGTCATTTTCTAGATCATCTTCTAcctcattttgttttatgcCATTACTGCACATGCCTCGGCATTCACCACAAGCCATTGAACAATCCAAACCTGATTTACGACAAGTACATCTTTTCGAATCACAATTTGTTTTACAGTTACATTTAATAATGTTAAGAAGGTGTTCAGGAGCAGGTTTAAGTGTCATTTTCATCGGAATAAACATGTTTTTCTCAATTCTCCATCCCCACTCAGTAGCATCACGCACAGTTTGATCTCCTTGCCAGATCTGACATTGGAAATACGAGCGAAGACTATGGTGACTGGCAGCATCAGGCGTGGGAGGTAACGTTTGAACGATGACCGGTGTACATCTGTTTTGTACAGCCTTAGACGTAAATTTTCGCCACCGCAGAATCTGTAATCCTTCGCAGGGAATCCCGCCATACAAGCACGAAATTGCCTCCTCTCCAGCTTTTATCACTGTATCTTTATCAGAATTACTTGCAAAGAAAACATCCGCTTGTTCTCTGAAATATCCACTGGACATACATTTCTTAAGCACCATTCCTTTCCCAATACCATATAATCGAGAGGTTGTGTCACAACCCGAGATGGCGTGAACAAATGGCAAATGTTTGCATGTAGTTGGACCAAGCACCTTTGCGGTTCTGTTTATATTCCATATTCTACAGGTTTTACCACTTGTTTGCTTTGCTGACCGAAAAATAATGTCTTTGTAATGATCACGAAAATGATGGCAAAGAAGAACTAGGATGTCAGTATCCTTTCCTATAACAACTGTTATTCTGCTTTCTGCACAGGCAAGGGCAGTTTTCGCTATGAGAAGATCAGCATCGTCATCAGCTTGAAGTACCTCAATGCcttcattttgcatttttgagGCTAGTAGATTGATGAATTTCTGTTTGTTCCTGTTATTGGCAAGAAAAAGTTCTTTCTTCATTTTGCATAGCATGGTCTCCGTGAATAAAACATCTGTTGTTTTATGTCCTTTGGATCTCCGCATGTGTGTAACATCTTTCATTGTTGGCAAATCACACAATTAATCCCGTTGGTAGGCGTTTGGTTACTGAAATTAAATGGAATGAggaatataaatttcataatcaacTGAGAATAAATGGATTCGATAAAATTATATGACGATAACAATATTATATGCGTGAAATTATTACAGACCTAAACCAAAGtaattaaacaataattaaatgtaaatttgaaaattgcttGAAAAAGACATATAGGCCTAGTCTATGTATAAAACTCAAATAatccattattttcaattaaaatggATATTGCACTCTTTGAAACGGAGTTCCAAGgaaatttaaatacaaaataataaatgaaatgcaattattcatattgttttaaccagggtttttttaaagataaaatatttttttaaaaatacgaaTTTCTCGCCCGAACTGGTTTccatactttaaaaaattcgTCTGCAAAGGGATGACGTCATTAGCATTTTTATCAGAGAAAATTCGCAATAAGCCTATATTATGCATTAATCATCACGAATTTAAGCATTCAATTGgtattatgaaattatataatatatacggGGTGGAAAAGGCAAGTAGATATCACCATTTGCTTGTTTTATTATTCAAATTATCTAATCGTGGAAAGCCATTATATTTAGAGCTTAACTGCAAAACACCAATCAATACAGTAATAAAGTGGAAAATGACTGATAGTAAACTTACCTCATGTTGATTAGAATCCGGAAAATTATGAGAAAAAATATCAGCATATTGAAAAGTCGAAAAGATTAGATTGCAGTATATCCATTATGTATATGACGTCATACTGATTCACCAAAACAAATAGTACGACAGCCCAACAGTACCGTTGTCAAAttccgtttttaaaaaaaaatcatcattagTGAGTTGAGATTTCAGGTTTTCATATAATGTTTACTTTGAAAAGCTCTACAATATAAAGTTGAATttatttctgttgcaatttcttcaatgtttattttcaaattgactAGGCTAATTGTGAACATTTGAATATGTAGTACAGGGAAAATAGTAGGGATGCTGGTGGCCAGCTTACATCAAATACCATCAACAGGCACAGTCAGATGCTAGGAATTGGCAAGAATATTCAGGATATTTTCAATGAGCAAGTTGTTTTTAAACCCTTCCATACCAGAAAACATGGTGACATTGATAGGCTAGATGATATCATGCGAATGATCAAGACTCTGCAACCACTACGCTACTTTAAGAGTGAACCAGGAAGGGCTTTCAAGGGATTTGAAACTTTTACCACAGTAAATGGGGTTCGATTtccaaagaaatttaaagaacGCCTTTTGCgtcatttgaaaaatatggCCAATGTACGCGAGCTTCAAGAGGACTTGTGAATTACAGAATCAGTATTTAGAGTTTGGATGTAAGTAAACAGTATATCTTTATTTCTGATGGATTCTACTCATTACATTACTCAGTTCAAGGATATACTTGAATTGAAAACACACATAACCCACCccatgaaaacaacaaaataattgTCTTGTTGTAAATTTTTATCTTATGAAAGATAGTATTACTTCATTGGATGACTTCTTTCGGTTTGAGCATTTACATTTCATAACACATGTTATGCAACACTTACAAAGTTTACGATTGCATAAATTTTCACAGCTACAACAAGTATTATTCATTTTCATGAGATCTTTAAGTTCACTTTTGTTTTCATCTGATAAGGAAAATGTGTGAAGAATATGATATCTCTGGCATTCAGTAGTAGATACAAGTTCTCTCAAGTATGTCCTTCTGGCACAATCACACTTTCTTTTACCTGATTTTCTACATGAATCACAGGGTAAAGCTATACTTCGAGGATAAGCATAACACACTGAAATACTTGATCTACCGTCTCTTCCAGCCCTACCTGCCTCTTGCCAAAGTTGTAAAAGAGAAGGGGGTAAACCCCATATAAGAACAATGCTTACATCTGGAATATTGATTCCCATACCTACAGCTACAGTGCATATCAAAATTCGTATGGTACCGCCTTCAGAACAAAAAGTACTCAAAATTCTGTCTTTTGATTTGGTATCTGTGTGTGCATGAAACATTTCTACCATCCTTGTGTCAACAGATAATTGTCCGTCATATGCCTTTTCTTTTAATAAACCATGCATCCAAATGTATAGTTCTTCACATTTTCCAATTGAATTTACATATAGCAATGTTTTATTCATTGCTATACCCTTCCGTCGAAGATTTGTAAGCAACCACTGTAGCTCATCTTCATATTTTTCACTGGACTTTTGAATATTAATGAAGATATTTGATCTGTAATGTATAAGtattaaaactttatatatatatatatatatatatatatatatatatacatatatatatatatatatatatatatatatatacatatatatatatcagatcAATTTTTCATGACCATATATACATCAGATCAATTTTTCATGACCATTTTAATAATATGCCAGAAATATTCACCTGTTTGGCAAAAATGAAATGGTGTTAACTTGGGACATTCCAAGAATTTTTTCAATGTCAGCTTTCATTGCTGTATTGCAGGTGGCAGTCAGGGTGAGAACAGGAGAATTAAGAACACTCTGTAGAATCCCAACCTTCCTGTAGTCTTCTCTGAAGTCAAGACCCCTAAAATAGTGTGATTACTGAATatgatgcattttttttcttaatatgCAGTAGcatattgtaaaatgtatccatgATAATACAATACCATTCTGATATGCAGTGAGCCTCATCATATGCAACCAATGCAATGTTATCCTTGTAGACATCTTGTAGCACCCTTAGCCAGTGCTTGGATATAATAGCCTCAGGGGAAGCAAGTAAAACTGTTGCATCTCCATTCTTTATTTCTGTATTTAAGAGGAGAATTTTATATAAGTCGTGAGGCTTTTAAACAATTTTGGTAATTTTCATTAGTTTGTACACATGTAGCATGTTATGCATACCATCTACAACAGATTTATCCACCCCTTCATATATGCCACATGCTTTGATGTTATGATCCTTGAGAGTTTGAACCTGATCTTTGATCAATGCTTTCAGTGGTGAGATCACCAGACTTGTATGCTTTTTACAGGGATTGATCTGTGTaagaaataattgtaaattcacctagtatgtttatttataatacatgattgtaatattgtatacatatttgcAAGAATtcaaaagagagagagaaagagagagagggagagagagagagagagagagagagagagagagagagagagagagagagagagagacttacTTCATCATAATAGAGTGCTGGGATGACATAGCATATACTTTTCCCAAAGCCTGTTGATAATACAGCAAATGTGTCTCTTTTATTAACAATAGATTCAATAATTTTAAACTGCTCTGGTTTCACTGCAAAATGAAATTGCTTTTCTGAAAGGATTCTGTTGATTACATTTTCAGTCAAGGCAGccattttgacctttttttcttttgtctttgagatttataatttatcaaaaattaaatgtgtaaaaaatattgttaaagaAATTCCAATGTTACAGGAGTCTCTAATTACTTTGtagtatttcttttaaaaaataaatgaaagtgTTGTTACAGAGAATAGAAAACAAGAGAGCaatgtttcatttatttattgataaggAATGCAACTGCCGAAAATGGCTCCGATGTCCATATGAGCACAATTTTGGCAGCATCACCAGTTTCAGCCGTGAAATCTCCACACGTTGTTTTGGTCACGTGATCGTTTGACCCCAATTGGAATTTTGTGTGTTtgtgtgctgacgtcatgcgcaaagaaatcgaATGGCGAGGAGGCGACCTAATTCaaagtgatgcttcatttgtcggcgatagggccgtttaaacggcgaaaGCATCGTATCAATTGTGATTAAGTTGTAGAAGAATCATTTCTTTACTGATTGGTCGCGTCTCGGAAGTTAGaaccgcgaaataaagttgcgAAAGGTAGGCAGAGtcgcgacaccagctggtgtcgctgaattcccacttttcaatatggcatccgctctgactctcccccgcacatgtcacaatataaaagcgggggttagagtcagaggaatctcggattagtgCATAGGAGGATtcagcatcccctgtcgaccggtcacacccgccgtgagccctatatcttgatcaagtaaacgcaTAAATACCTTGAAAAGCTTGACTTGAAGAAGTACATCTATAAATACAGGTTTAAATCGTTCGAAACATGAAAATTGACCCccacgattgattgattgaatttaacctctcgagaatttctcgctcatatggagacgtcgctaTTGCCGTTCATTATCGATATAAGCATTCAGCATGTGCTTGTCGGAAATGCCGTACGCCGtagggacccgggttagaataggtcttcagtaccccttgcttgtcgtaaaaggcgactaaatggggtggtcattcggatgagaccgaaaaaccGAGGCCCGTGTCATAaaaggtgtggcacaataaagatccctccctgcacaAAGGCCATCAACGCCGAACATTGGCctaaactttgcagcccttcaccggcaatcaTGACCTCCATACGAGTGATATTCTCGAgtaggacattaaacaatatacaacacatgaattttgcaaataccactctcatttttttaaatatacatgtatttgtagttggcccctttaaattgtaaaagtcagccgtcgattgtgaaagtaagcctcttcgtaaaactccacTAGTAGTGGGAATTTTTTGTGGACATTACGTAAGGAAAAGGACTTCATAATACTGAATGTCAGAACTATTGGGTATTTACAGGGCAAGGTTACCCGGATAACGTACAACGGTTGTAGTGAAGTAAACTGGGTAATTGTTTACAAGAATTGTCAAACACTTTTGGAGATTTTTTTAATCCAGAGGTTTACTTCATTTTCTGAGCATTATAAAACAGTTGTACATTACACTTATGTTTTGATTTCCAGAATGTCAGTCAGTGTGATCTTGAGTTAATACCATTCATCTTCTTGGTCACGTTGTAAGGACCTTTCCGCAGCAATAATAATTTAttgttatgtttatatattttgaactATACTATACACATCTCCCcatcgcattagtgtaattaactgcttgacagggaGGCATCCACctattttacaatgtatttgtaaaatctaccatatgcacatctttgatctcatcaaaaccggaatagacggtgtgacgtcaaaattatttatttttgtggttttgaatacaaaagagttccgcatcatgacagcctctatagatggcggcaatttcaagttttacagttttaaaattagtactgaagcttatctaggccgtatatcaaaagaatagtataacaaatctttatcatataattaatcctatcatttatcatgtaaattttttggggttgcctttccctttaaacatGCACCGGTACTCAATAATCGACGCAATAGGTATTACGTGTTTACCGTAGATATATCCAAATATTAAAAACCCgtattagacatattaaaataaaagtacgtaccatctatccttctgtgtttagtaaagcagaagtgataaaagaattggcGGATCGCCGAATTTTTGAGTGACGGGAGCATTAGCCAATCAGAGAGCTCCATTTACACGCGCTTTCTGAAGCtaagtttactcaggtgacctaaaaagacATGGGGGAATTCGAAGCAAAGGAGACATGGATTGAAAACAGTACCAAGATATCGAGAGAGAAAATCCCCTGAAAAATAACAACAGGAAAGCCTGCTTgtgaaagattgattgattgtatcttgcttaacgtctcgctcgagaatttgtGAAAGAACTGACAAGAAATAATGGAGAACTACTATGTACCAAATATCCTTCTgtatttagtaaaccagaagtgataaatgaattagataggttacatgaggaatatgttttggtttcagctgacaaagctagtaacaacattgtctttgtttgtaaggctcattattacaactgtattttaaacgaatttggcattaattccacttctGGTAATAGTACTtctactccaactgccctttcaaaagatgaaatgcTGCAAAACCATGCTTTAGGTTTAGACACAtataatattccagtcaatgggttgaatgaatatgaattaccgtacctatattggattcttcaactacataaaacccttacaaacaaagatacattccTGGATCCaataagtgctctaccaagcccctatctttgctcctcacgaaaatattaacagctgtgaaggagaaagttcaaacttactgtgcgactacacatgccagaagtggtgttaaggTACTCCGTCCCTCAGGTGCaaaaaaatgaagatgtatTTTTTTACCATTATTGTGAAGCTTTTCTTACGTACTTGTTATTATGACAAAGAATTGATAATTATTTACCATTGTATCCAGGTGATCTTATGAGATAATTGGTCATTATGTATACAgtaaataatagaaaacaaaaagagTTATCTCAGTTTCATcaaattgtatttcatatacTGTATGTTGACTTGTTTGCTGCCTAAACAAAATATCCATTGGGTGAAAggattacaaaaataaaaataaattgcattgtatccagtaaaatataaaagatgatGACTGAAATCAATATGACATCAATTTTCAGaatgtagagttatctctcttccATGAATTTGGACACAGCAGTAATGATAGATGTGCGCTTTGTAATCCTGGGCTTGCCCTGAAAATTCTCTGTAAATAAGCTGTGTATCCCATCATAGCCTCTTCTCTGATGTGCTATCTGCAGGTGTTTGAAACCTAGTCCTGAAAAGATATCTTTTTACACATGCTTTCAGAAATAATGTGATTTTCAACTAATGACATAAGAGTATGTAGATTTTTTTGGGGAAGTTTCCATCTGCTTTATGATATCAATGATGTACTGCATAGTAAAACTATACTGAAGATAAAATGAGTCAATATTGTGATGCTCAACAACTTTCTGGAGATATCTACAGTCTTCAACTGTACTATTGTAGTTTCTACCACTTCCTCGCTTTTACCACCCAGCTTTTTCACAGGAATTTCTTGCCAGTGACTCTAGAGCAgggacagtctctctctctctctctctctctctctctcttcttcaAATTTCTTGGAGTAAGAATTGGTATGTTTAGCGTGGAAAAGATCTTTGAAACCCCAGCTTCGCCAATGCCTGCATAATTTAAAGCTGGAATAAAAgatttatattcatatacacCATGCATGCACTTACTGCTCTATTGTACAAACACATATACTGTAGTAATTGACAACACAAGATCTCACAATCACATCTTTCACATCCAATTTCTGATACTTTACCATTGAGCCAAGGGATAAATCCTCTTTTCTATtctacatactatatatatatactagtaggAGTACTGGTACCTGCTACAACACTACTTGTATCCACATATGACCAGCTTCGAAAACATCTTTTACAGATAAATTGCAAAATACACACACGTTTAGgtttttataaaaatacttACCAACAGCAAGTTTGGTGTTGATATCAAAAGGACCTTGACCATTCTGACCTATATTGTGTCGTTTACCAGTTGGAATGATCGTCAGTTCGTCACACTTCCTGCATCTCACATACAGTAAGCTGGCTAGTCCATCACGTCTCTCTTTCTCACAGTCAACAAGATCCAAAGGCGTATGACACAGAAAGCGCCCTCTTTGCAAATGATCCACCAGAATTGGAAATTCAACAACTCTTCTGCCTTGGAACAGATCAAATgtctctttattttcatcatattCATCTACCTGTGCTAGTGGATCTTCGCTGTTGACATCGATGAAGTCAGGGTGGTTGTTATTTCCATGTGCTAATGGTTATAGTAGCAGTAGACGAGGCTTTGAACCGACCTTTCTTATCTCTTTCTCGTATACAATTCCCCTCCatttccgtttgtttacatctgtgaattcttattcttttttcaAAGAAGAGTTCCAAAAAATATAAATGCCGGAATTTAtgatacgaataaactttttccgGATTTTACGCGAGTTACCAAACATTGCTGAGGATTGGAGTCCCTTAATCAAATGTGGACTCTAAAAAATTCTagagaacttttagtaaacttgaaatcgcaaaacttttcccaaatcaataatatcaaaacctatgacttttcaacactttacacgaccattcctcacgataaattaaaactagactttttgacatcatagatagttggttcttcaacaaaaatggaaaacggataTATTCATATCTGGCTcggattccacgcacaagtactctgaagttgaattaaaattttttttagagttcctcattgacaatacatgtatcttcgtggtctttggtgatcaggtcttccaacagtctgttggaattccgaTGGGCactaattgtgctcctttgttagctgacctatttttatattcatatgaagcggaatttattcaaaaacttctacgtgaggaGAAAAACTGTTTTGCTATAGACTTCATTTCGAGATTTAGacatatcgacgacgttttgtctattaacaataataattttcattcatatgtcgattcgatatatacctgtgagctcgaaataaaagacatcacagagtcatccacctctgcttcatacttagatattttaatgaaattagacattaacggcaaactgacaactcaactgtatgacaaacgggatgatttcagcgtctccatcgtcaacctcccatatttatgtagcattattccattatcacttccatatggtgtttatatctctcaactgattcgatacgcaagagtttc contains:
- the LOC125666505 gene encoding bifunctional 3'-5' exonuclease/ATP-dependent helicase WRN-like gives rise to the protein MAALTENVINRILSEKQFHFAVKPEQFKIIESIVNKRDTFAVLSTGFGKSICYVIPALYYDEINPCKKHTSLVISPLKALIKDQVQTLKDHNIKACGIYEGVDKSVVDEIKNGDATVLLASPEAIISKHWLRVLQDVYKDNIALVAYDEAHCISEWGLDFREDYRKVGILQSVLNSPVLTLTATCNTAMKADIEKILGMSQVNTISFLPNRSNIFINIQKSSEKYEDELQWLLTNLRRKGIAMNKTLLYVNSIGKCEELYIWMHGLLKEKAYDGQLSVDTRMVEMFHAHTDTKSKDRILSTFCSEGGTIRILICTVAVGMGINIPDVSIVLIWGLPPSLLQLWQEAGRAGRDGRSSISVCYAYPRSIALPCDSCRKSGKRKCDCARRTYLRELVSTTECQRYHILHTFSLSDENKSELKDLMKMNNTCCSCENLCNRKLCKCCITCVMKCKCSNRKKSSNEVILSFIR